One Epinephelus fuscoguttatus linkage group LG10, E.fuscoguttatus.final_Chr_v1 genomic window carries:
- the LOC125895390 gene encoding elongation of very long chain fatty acids protein 4-like, with protein sequence MASAWQSVLSVHQRIVDNGDKRTDPWLLVYSPVPVALIFLVYLCVVWAGPRLMKHREPVDLKVVLIVYNFAMVGLSGYMFCEFLVTSWLSSYSLLCQPVDYSNSPLALRMARACWWFFFSKVIELSDTIFFILRKKDSQLTVLHIFHHGPLMFNWWAGIKYVPGGQSFFIGLINSFIHTVMYSYYGLAALGPHMQKYLWWKRYLTSLQLVQLILFLLHSGYNLFADCDFPDSMNLLVFTYCVTLFVLFGNFYYQSYLRKKKQK encoded by the exons ATGGCTTCTGCATGGCAAAGTGTCCTGTCTGTGCACCAGAGGATAGTGGATAATGGAG ACAAGAGGACGGACCCGTGGCTGCTGGTCTACTCCCCCGTCCCGGTGGCACTCATCTTCCTGGTGTACCTCTGCGTGGTCTGGGCTGGCCCTCGTCTGATGAAACACAGAGAACCCGTTGACCTCAAAGTGGTTCTCATTGTTTACAACTTTGCCATGGTCGGCCTGTCTGGCTACATGTTCTGTGAG TTCCTGGTCACATCCTGGCTCTCGAGCTACAGCCTCCTCTGTCAGCCTGTAGATTACAGCAACAGCCCGCTGGCACTGAGG ATGGCCAGAGCCTGCTGGTGGTTCTTCTTCTCTAAGGTCATAGAGCTCAGTGACACT ATCTTCTTCATCCTGAGGAAGAAGGACAGCCAGCTGACGGTCCTCCACATTTTCCACCACGGCCCCCTGATGTTCAACTGGTGGGCAGGAATCAAGTATGTGCCCGGCGGACAGT CGTTCTTCATCGGCCTGATCAACTCCTTTATTCACACTGTTATGTATTCTTACTACGGCCTGGCTGCGCTCGGCCCTCACATGCAGAAGTACCTGTGGTGGAAGAGATACCTCACCTCTCTGCAGCTG GTGCAGCttatcctcttcctcctgcactCAGGCTACAACCTTTTCGCAGACTGCGACTTCCCTGACTCCATGAACCTGTTGGTGTTTACCTACTGCGTCACCCTCTTTGTCCTCTTCGGTAACTTCTACTATCAGAGCTACCTcaggaagaagaagcagaaataA